A section of the Pimelobacter simplex genome encodes:
- a CDS encoding acyl-CoA desaturase: MTAIDDRPEPPVLRATMGADTQGPWERLALALFIAVPFLAIVAAIPIAWGGWLGWSDIAITFVMYGLTLHGITVGFHRLFTHKSFKPNRAVKITLAIAGSMAIEGPVIRWVADHRKHHKFSDKDGDPHSPWRYGNSLRGLTKGFVWAHVGWLFDPEQTSIDKYAPDLAKDRDLVRISRTFWVWVLTSIFLPPVLGFLLTWSWQGALTAFFWGTVVRIGLIHHVTWSINSICHTLGERPFASRDFSGNVWWLAIPSGGESWHNLHHADPTSARHGVKRFQLDTSARIIWVLEKLGWVRDVRWPTPERIRAKSVA; this comes from the coding sequence ATGACCGCGATCGACGACCGCCCCGAGCCCCCGGTCCTCCGGGCCACCATGGGTGCCGACACCCAAGGCCCGTGGGAACGCCTCGCCCTGGCGCTGTTCATCGCCGTGCCCTTCCTCGCCATCGTCGCCGCGATCCCGATCGCGTGGGGCGGCTGGCTGGGGTGGAGCGACATCGCGATCACCTTCGTGATGTACGGCCTGACCCTGCACGGCATCACCGTCGGCTTCCACCGGCTCTTCACGCACAAGTCGTTCAAGCCCAACCGCGCGGTCAAGATCACCCTCGCGATCGCCGGCTCGATGGCGATCGAGGGACCGGTCATCCGCTGGGTCGCCGACCACCGCAAGCACCACAAGTTCTCCGACAAGGACGGCGACCCGCACTCGCCGTGGCGCTACGGCAACAGCCTGCGCGGCCTGACCAAGGGCTTCGTGTGGGCCCACGTCGGCTGGCTGTTCGACCCCGAGCAGACCTCGATCGACAAGTACGCCCCCGACCTGGCCAAGGACCGCGACCTGGTCCGGATCTCGCGCACCTTCTGGGTGTGGGTGCTGACCTCGATCTTCCTGCCGCCGGTCCTCGGCTTCCTGCTCACCTGGTCCTGGCAGGGCGCGCTGACCGCCTTCTTCTGGGGCACCGTGGTCCGGATCGGCCTGATCCACCACGTCACCTGGTCCATCAACTCCATCTGCCACACGCTGGGGGAGCGGCCCTTCGCCTCGCGCGACTTCTCCGGCAACGTGTGGTGGCTGGCCATCCCCTCGGGCGGGGAGTCGTGGCACAACCTGCACCACGCCGACCCGACGTCCGCGCGGCACGGGGTCAAGCGCTTCCAGCTCGACACCTCGGCCCGGATCATCTGGGTGCTCGAGAAGCTCGGCTGGGTGCGCGACGTGCGCTGGCCGACGCCCGAGCGGATCCGGGCCAAGTCGGTCGCCTGA
- a CDS encoding response regulator, translating to MTAVLRVLVVDDDFMVARIHGRFVEQTDGFEVVGTARTGEEALALTAELRPDLLLLDVHLPDLSGLEVLEQLRGRGDDVAVVMVTAERGAAAVRAALHGGALQYLVKPFEYDDLADRLHRVAATLATLGAAEVDQATIDRAFGTARAGGGADVPAVLPKGLSAETADLVLAAARRAGEISASETAEQLGLSRVTARRYLEHFVDAGTAEVRLRYGGTGRPERRYTVTP from the coding sequence GTGACGGCTGTGCTCCGGGTGCTCGTGGTCGACGACGACTTCATGGTCGCGCGCATCCACGGCCGTTTCGTGGAGCAGACCGACGGCTTCGAGGTGGTCGGCACCGCCCGCACCGGCGAGGAGGCGCTCGCGCTGACCGCCGAGCTGCGCCCCGACCTGCTGCTGCTCGACGTGCACCTGCCGGACCTGTCCGGGCTCGAGGTGCTCGAGCAGCTGCGCGGGCGCGGGGACGACGTCGCGGTGGTGATGGTGACCGCCGAGCGCGGCGCCGCCGCCGTCCGTGCCGCGCTCCACGGCGGCGCGCTGCAGTACCTCGTCAAGCCCTTCGAGTACGACGACCTCGCCGACCGCCTGCACCGGGTGGCCGCCACGCTCGCCACCCTCGGTGCCGCCGAGGTCGACCAGGCGACGATCGACCGGGCGTTCGGGACGGCGCGGGCGGGCGGCGGTGCCGACGTACCGGCGGTGCTGCCCAAGGGCCTCAGCGCCGAGACGGCCGACCTGGTGCTCGCCGCCGCCCGCCGCGCGGGCGAGATCTCGGCGTCCGAGACCGCCGAGCAGCTGGGCCTGTCCCGGGTCACGGCACGGCGCTACCTGGAGCACTTCGTCGACGCCGGCACCGCCGAGGTGCGGCTGCGGTACGGCGGTACTGGACGCCCCGAGCGTCGCTACACGGTCACGCCGTAA
- a CDS encoding Mov34/MPN/PAD-1 family protein, whose protein sequence is MLQIDRTTYDAIVAHAKRDHPVEACGMVAGPLGSDRPERFIEMVNAAGSPTFYEYDSTDLLKLYRDLDDRDEEPVVIYHSHSETEAYPSVTDINLASEPGAHYVLVSTREHGNNEGPVEFRSYRIIDGVVTEEEVRVIPAEESS, encoded by the coding sequence GTGCTGCAGATCGACCGGACCACGTACGACGCGATCGTCGCGCACGCCAAGCGCGACCACCCGGTCGAGGCGTGCGGGATGGTCGCCGGACCCCTCGGCAGCGACCGCCCGGAGCGGTTCATCGAGATGGTGAACGCCGCGGGGAGCCCCACGTTCTACGAGTACGACTCGACGGACCTGCTCAAGCTCTACCGCGACCTCGACGACCGCGACGAGGAGCCGGTGGTGATCTACCACTCGCACTCGGAGACCGAGGCGTACCCCAGCGTGACCGACATCAACCTGGCCAGCGAGCCCGGCGCCCACTACGTGCTCGTCAGCACGCGGGAGCACGGGAATAACGAGGGCCCCGTGGAGTTCAGGTCCTACAGAATCATCGACGGCGTCGTGACCGAGGAAGAGGTCCGCGTCATCCCTGCAGAGGAGAGCAGCTGA
- a CDS encoding sensor histidine kinase, translating to MWSPLRRGELTLAAKVLLLQLAVIATLLVAVGVLSIRQSNADFAEERGAVMRNAAEYVAGLPIVRGELERVRSGEAEASDTPRALAPYLDWGVTARGAQTVTLVSVGGEVLAATDPSRVGDRAALGSSDALEGRGWSGDVEPDGHRAVAGHAPVISEVDGALLAIVTAEVEYPTLADQVGTAAPDLGLFLGLGALLGLIGTWFVSRVVRRSTRGLGTTELANLADHREALLHAIREGVVGVGTDGRVTAMNDAARSTLGLDAGPDPVGRPADELGLDPQVVALLTGEGADVRDALALVGTRVVVFNRGRASSGGRGIGTVTTLRDRTELVSLQSQLSSNLSLTDTLRAQTHEFDNRLHTISGLVQLGEYDEVAALVGTLTRHRAEIEDYVAQRLADPALAALVLAKHAVAEERGVTLELDPGSRLPVLAPDLGADLTTVVGNLVDNAVDACAGRHEATVEVWLHADDEAVHLRVRDNGPGIPAELREAVLVRGYSTKEVVGEEPVAGGRGIGLALVRLICTQRGGDVVVDDADPAGGGGGAELRVVLPLGPVLVQDGAP from the coding sequence TTGTGGTCGCCGTTGCGCCGAGGTGAGCTGACCCTCGCGGCCAAGGTGCTGCTCCTGCAGCTCGCCGTCATCGCGACCCTGCTCGTCGCGGTCGGCGTGCTGAGCATCCGGCAGTCCAATGCGGACTTCGCCGAGGAGCGCGGTGCCGTGATGCGCAACGCCGCCGAGTACGTCGCCGGGCTCCCCATCGTGCGCGGCGAGCTCGAGCGGGTGCGCAGCGGCGAGGCCGAGGCCAGCGACACCCCGCGGGCGCTCGCCCCCTACCTCGACTGGGGCGTCACCGCGCGCGGCGCGCAGACGGTGACCCTGGTCTCGGTCGGCGGCGAGGTGCTCGCGGCGACCGACCCGAGCCGGGTGGGCGACCGGGCCGCGCTGGGCAGCAGCGACGCGCTGGAGGGGCGCGGGTGGTCCGGCGACGTCGAGCCCGACGGTCATCGCGCCGTGGCCGGGCACGCGCCGGTCATCTCCGAGGTCGACGGCGCCCTGCTGGCGATCGTGACGGCCGAGGTGGAGTACCCGACCCTGGCCGACCAGGTCGGCACCGCCGCGCCGGACCTCGGGCTCTTCCTGGGCCTCGGCGCGCTGCTCGGGCTGATCGGCACCTGGTTCGTCTCGCGCGTCGTGCGCCGCTCCACCCGCGGCCTGGGCACGACCGAGCTGGCCAACCTCGCCGACCACCGCGAGGCGCTGCTCCACGCGATCCGCGAGGGCGTGGTCGGCGTCGGGACCGACGGCCGGGTGACCGCGATGAACGACGCCGCCCGCAGCACCCTCGGGCTGGACGCCGGACCGGACCCGGTCGGGCGCCCCGCCGACGAGCTCGGCCTGGACCCCCAGGTCGTCGCGCTGCTGACCGGCGAGGGCGCCGACGTCCGCGACGCGCTGGCGCTCGTGGGCACCCGGGTCGTCGTCTTCAACCGCGGGCGGGCGTCGTCCGGCGGGCGGGGGATCGGCACGGTGACGACGCTGCGCGACCGGACCGAGCTGGTCTCGCTGCAGAGCCAGCTGAGCTCGAACCTGTCGCTCACCGACACGCTCCGCGCCCAGACCCACGAGTTCGACAACCGGCTGCACACGATCTCCGGCCTGGTCCAGCTCGGCGAGTACGACGAGGTGGCCGCCCTCGTCGGCACCCTCACCCGGCACCGCGCCGAGATCGAGGACTACGTCGCCCAGCGGCTCGCCGACCCCGCCCTCGCCGCCCTCGTGCTGGCCAAGCACGCGGTCGCCGAGGAGCGCGGGGTCACGCTCGAGCTCGACCCCGGCTCCCGGCTGCCCGTCCTCGCCCCCGACCTCGGCGCCGACCTGACCACCGTGGTCGGCAACCTCGTCGACAACGCGGTCGACGCGTGCGCGGGGCGCCACGAGGCGACCGTCGAGGTCTGGCTGCACGCCGACGACGAGGCGGTCCACCTCCGGGTGCGTGACAACGGGCCGGGCATCCCGGCCGAGCTGCGCGAGGCGGTCCTGGTCCGCGGCTACTCCACCAAGGAGGTCGTGGGGGAGGAGCCGGTGGCCGGCGGACGCGGGATCGGGCTGGCCCTGGTCCGGCTGATCTGCACCCAGCGCGGCGGCGACGTGGTCGTCGACGACGCCGACCCGGCCGGTGGTGGAGGCGGCGCCGAGCTCCGCGTGGTGCTGCCGCTCGGACCGGTCCTGGTCCAAGATGGTGCACCGTGA